The proteins below are encoded in one region of Sander vitreus isolate 19-12246 chromosome 24, sanVit1, whole genome shotgun sequence:
- the LOC144512995 gene encoding SLAIN motif-containing protein 1-like isoform X1, translating into MEAAVLNHSIMTEVDCNSNTLNAELEVKKLQELVRKLERQNEQLRTRASSCSGGPQVLPPSSACVLGSAGGYRLPSPLPTLLCQSSLEAFVPPEETFDYFQPHSGGDGATAAAGEAEDGSEPSLLDELELLDFDSLCCSDESDETWLYVPSKAREPTAGSLTPLQWCRQVLDKSEVEVARRSLSLRLEQVSRWRSSLSSPSPTSSPGPPLSRVAGVSPISSSPSAKPCSTPQSAERHVPALSSPLHPVLHRTLSPVGKDLSPVSERTPTFFPANRSRSLRRCALSLQSSVDSDLGSSEVEDDSITLGYKLQDLTDVQVMARLQEESLRQDYASTSSVLANRRSQSFTFQLSQLSAGLDLEEEEDEDDEDYGLLPPPQPRLTRLPHSHTFSSIRDWRRSTSSLSTPPSTPSTPPYPSAGFAFQPQPLGLGLGLGSPCAAEQHGFRPGSADYENKLRRSMPNLVRAPSMPSVPIPTNPSASPSLLRNSQSFDSSSGLARLQSFIPSPGQLQNRVQSVGNFSTLSRQPLKATAYVSPTIKGSAPTPASTSLQCLNISSGGSSGGSSGVATGIPMLSKPPGGAGPAPSTPNTPRSGLPRPASFVGTPSSTPRSKGQPARSLLTPPKSLSTLSALRDSSWRDGCY; encoded by the exons ATGGAGGCAGCGGTACTGAACCACTCGATAATGACCGAGGTCGACTGCAACAGCAACACCTTGAACGCCGAGTTGGAGgtgaagaagctgcaggagctgGTCCGGAAGCTGGAGCGGCAGAATGAGCAGCTGCGGACCCGGGCGAGTAGCTGCTCCGGCGGCCCGCAGGTGCTGCCTCCATCCTCGGCGTGCGTGCTCGGCAGCGCCGGGGGATACCGCCTCCCCAGCCCGCTGCCCACCTTGCTGTGTCAGTCGTCCTTGGAGGCATTCGTGCCCCCGGAGGAGACTTTCGACTATTTCCAGCCGCACTCCGGTGGGGATGGAGCAACTGCTGCTGCGGGGGAGGCGGAGGACGGATCCGAGCCGTCGCTTCTGGACGAGCTGGAACTTTTGGATTTTGATTCTCTGTGCTGCTCAGACGAGTCTGATGAAACATG GTTGTATGTGCCATCAAAAGCCAGAGAGCCCACAGCTGGCTCCCTCACACCTCTGCAGTGGTGCCGGCAGGTTCTGGACAAATCAGAGGTGGAGGTCGCCAGGAGATCGCTGTCCCTTCGCCTGGAACAAG tGTCCAGGTGGCGTAGCTCCCTTTCCAGCCCCtctcccacctcctcccccGGCCCTCCCCTGAGTCGAGTGGCCGGAGTGTCACCCATCAGCTCTTCCCCATCAGCCAAACCCTGCTCCACTCCCCAGTCGGCTGAAAGACATG TTCCAGCCCTCTCCTCCCCGCTCCACCCGGTCCTCCATCGGACACTGAGTCCTGTAGGGAAGGATCTGTCCCCTGTTTCGGAGAGGACTCCCACCTTCTTCCCCGCCAACCGCA gcCGCAGCCTCCGGCGCTGCGCCCTCAGTCTTCAGTCGTCTGTGGACAGTGACCTCGGTTCTTCAGAGGTGGAGGACGACTCCATCACCCTGGGATACAAACTGCAGGACCTCACCGACGTCCAGGTTATGGCCCGACTGCAGGAGGAGA GTCTAAGACAGGACTACGCCAGCACGTCGTCCGTCCTGGCCAACCGCCGCAGCCAGAGCTTCACCTTCCAGCTCAGCCAGCTCAGCGCCGGCCTCgacctggaggaggaggaagacgaggacGACGAAGACTACGGCCTCCTGCCCCCACCGCAGCCGCGCCTCACCCGCCTCCCGCACTCCCACACTTTCTCCAGCATCCGAGACTGGCGAAGAAGCACCAGCTCCCTGTCCACCCCGCCTTCCACCCCCTCCACTCCGCCTTACCCCTCCGCAGGGTTCGCCTTCCAACCTCAGCCCCTGGGCCTGGGCCTGGGGCTGGGCAGCCCCTGCGCAGCCGAGCAGCACGGCTTCCGACCAGGATCAG CCGATTATGAGA aTAAGCTGCGGAGGAGCATGCCTAACCTTGTCAGAGCTCCCAGCATGCCTAGTGTGCCCATTCCAACCAATCCTAGTGCTTCTCCTTCTTTGCTTCGTAACAGCCAGAGTTTTGATTCGTCCAGTGGGCTGGCTCGACTGCAGTCCTTCA TCCCCTCCCCAGGCCAGCTGCAGAACAGGGTCCAGAGCGTCGGGAACTTCTCCACGTTGTCACGGCAGCCGCTGAAGGCCACCGCCTACGTCAGCCCCACCATCAAGGGCTCGGCCCCCACGCCGGCCTCCACCAGCCTCCAGTGTCTGAACATCAGCAGCGGGGGGAGCAGCGGGGGGAGCAGCGGGGTCGCTACGGGCATCCCTATGCTCAGTAAACCTCCGGGCGGAGCAGGGCCGGCACCTTCCACCCCAAACACGCCACGCAGCGGCCTGCCCCGCCCCGCCTCCTTTGTTGGCACCCCAAGCTCCACCCCCCGCAGCAAGGGCCAACCAGCACGGAG TTTACTGACGCCTCCAAAGAGCCTGTCCACCCTCAGTGCCCTTCGTGACAGCAGCTGGAGGGACGGCTGCtactga
- the LOC144512995 gene encoding SLAIN motif-containing protein 1-like isoform X2, producing the protein MEAAVLNHSIMTEVDCNSNTLNAELEVKKLQELVRKLERQNEQLRTRASSCSGGPQVLPPSSACVLGSAGGYRLPSPLPTLLCQSSLEAFVPPEETFDYFQPHSGGDGATAAAGEAEDGSEPSLLDELELLDFDSLCCSDESDETWLYVPSKAREPTAGSLTPLQWCRQVLDKSEVEVARRSLSLRLEQVSRWRSSLSSPSPTSSPGPPLSRVAGVSPISSSPSAKPCSTPQSAERHVPALSSPLHPVLHRTLSPVGKDLSPVSERTPTFFPANRSRSLRRCALSLQSSVDSDLGSSEVEDDSITLGYKLQDLTDVQVMARLQEESLRQDYASTSSVLANRRSQSFTFQLSQLSAGLDLEEEEDEDDEDYGLLPPPQPRLTRLPHSHTFSSIRDWRRSTSSLSTPPSTPSTPPYPSAGFAFQPQPLGLGLGLGSPCAAEQHGFRPGSDKLRRSMPNLVRAPSMPSVPIPTNPSASPSLLRNSQSFDSSSGLARLQSFIPSPGQLQNRVQSVGNFSTLSRQPLKATAYVSPTIKGSAPTPASTSLQCLNISSGGSSGGSSGVATGIPMLSKPPGGAGPAPSTPNTPRSGLPRPASFVGTPSSTPRSKGQPARSLLTPPKSLSTLSALRDSSWRDGCY; encoded by the exons ATGGAGGCAGCGGTACTGAACCACTCGATAATGACCGAGGTCGACTGCAACAGCAACACCTTGAACGCCGAGTTGGAGgtgaagaagctgcaggagctgGTCCGGAAGCTGGAGCGGCAGAATGAGCAGCTGCGGACCCGGGCGAGTAGCTGCTCCGGCGGCCCGCAGGTGCTGCCTCCATCCTCGGCGTGCGTGCTCGGCAGCGCCGGGGGATACCGCCTCCCCAGCCCGCTGCCCACCTTGCTGTGTCAGTCGTCCTTGGAGGCATTCGTGCCCCCGGAGGAGACTTTCGACTATTTCCAGCCGCACTCCGGTGGGGATGGAGCAACTGCTGCTGCGGGGGAGGCGGAGGACGGATCCGAGCCGTCGCTTCTGGACGAGCTGGAACTTTTGGATTTTGATTCTCTGTGCTGCTCAGACGAGTCTGATGAAACATG GTTGTATGTGCCATCAAAAGCCAGAGAGCCCACAGCTGGCTCCCTCACACCTCTGCAGTGGTGCCGGCAGGTTCTGGACAAATCAGAGGTGGAGGTCGCCAGGAGATCGCTGTCCCTTCGCCTGGAACAAG tGTCCAGGTGGCGTAGCTCCCTTTCCAGCCCCtctcccacctcctcccccGGCCCTCCCCTGAGTCGAGTGGCCGGAGTGTCACCCATCAGCTCTTCCCCATCAGCCAAACCCTGCTCCACTCCCCAGTCGGCTGAAAGACATG TTCCAGCCCTCTCCTCCCCGCTCCACCCGGTCCTCCATCGGACACTGAGTCCTGTAGGGAAGGATCTGTCCCCTGTTTCGGAGAGGACTCCCACCTTCTTCCCCGCCAACCGCA gcCGCAGCCTCCGGCGCTGCGCCCTCAGTCTTCAGTCGTCTGTGGACAGTGACCTCGGTTCTTCAGAGGTGGAGGACGACTCCATCACCCTGGGATACAAACTGCAGGACCTCACCGACGTCCAGGTTATGGCCCGACTGCAGGAGGAGA GTCTAAGACAGGACTACGCCAGCACGTCGTCCGTCCTGGCCAACCGCCGCAGCCAGAGCTTCACCTTCCAGCTCAGCCAGCTCAGCGCCGGCCTCgacctggaggaggaggaagacgaggacGACGAAGACTACGGCCTCCTGCCCCCACCGCAGCCGCGCCTCACCCGCCTCCCGCACTCCCACACTTTCTCCAGCATCCGAGACTGGCGAAGAAGCACCAGCTCCCTGTCCACCCCGCCTTCCACCCCCTCCACTCCGCCTTACCCCTCCGCAGGGTTCGCCTTCCAACCTCAGCCCCTGGGCCTGGGCCTGGGGCTGGGCAGCCCCTGCGCAGCCGAGCAGCACGGCTTCCGACCAGGATCAG aTAAGCTGCGGAGGAGCATGCCTAACCTTGTCAGAGCTCCCAGCATGCCTAGTGTGCCCATTCCAACCAATCCTAGTGCTTCTCCTTCTTTGCTTCGTAACAGCCAGAGTTTTGATTCGTCCAGTGGGCTGGCTCGACTGCAGTCCTTCA TCCCCTCCCCAGGCCAGCTGCAGAACAGGGTCCAGAGCGTCGGGAACTTCTCCACGTTGTCACGGCAGCCGCTGAAGGCCACCGCCTACGTCAGCCCCACCATCAAGGGCTCGGCCCCCACGCCGGCCTCCACCAGCCTCCAGTGTCTGAACATCAGCAGCGGGGGGAGCAGCGGGGGGAGCAGCGGGGTCGCTACGGGCATCCCTATGCTCAGTAAACCTCCGGGCGGAGCAGGGCCGGCACCTTCCACCCCAAACACGCCACGCAGCGGCCTGCCCCGCCCCGCCTCCTTTGTTGGCACCCCAAGCTCCACCCCCCGCAGCAAGGGCCAACCAGCACGGAG TTTACTGACGCCTCCAAAGAGCCTGTCCACCCTCAGTGCCCTTCGTGACAGCAGCTGGAGGGACGGCTGCtactga